The following are encoded in a window of Rhinolophus sinicus isolate RSC01 linkage group LG12, ASM3656204v1, whole genome shotgun sequence genomic DNA:
- the DCSTAMP gene encoding dendritic cell-specific transmembrane protein, whose translation MGVWISGTNIFPSLWGTYVSPRSPGWMNFTQHLGVCCFVAFISVGLLSVAFSWFLSSFIVFATSWMITCVLLCCSKHVRCFILLFFLSCGLREGRNALMAAGTGIVICGHVENIFHNFKDLLDSMTCNLRAKSFSVHFPLLQKYIEAIHWLYGLATHLSLFDDLISWNQTLAVSLSSPSQSLEAQLNDTKGRVLGVFYQTVTATEMLSSLGRQLLALAGLLLVLLGTGLFMKRFLDPCGWKFENIYITRQFVQFDERERHQQRPCVLPLSKKERKKYVVIPSFWLTLKERKNLGLFFLPIFTHFYIWMLFAAIDFLLYQLISSVSKHFQSLPALELHLKLHREEQGTQNIIHNSSFNISLFESNCIPQPKLLLSKTWIPLSVILVILVMLGLLSSFLMQLKILVSASFYPSVQRERIQHLHMKLLKKRSKQPVGDVKRKCNLYFTKIHFWLPVLKMVRKK comes from the exons ATGGGTGTCTGGATCTCAGGCACCAATATCTTCCCAAGTCTTTGGGGAACGTACGTGTCTCCAAGAAGTCCTGGGTGGATGAACTTCACCCAACATTTGGGAGTTTGCTGTTTCGTTGCTTTCATTTCAGTGGGCCTTCTCTCTGTGGCCTTCTCCTGGTTTCTGTCCTCATTCATAGTCTTCGCCACCTCCTGGATGATCACGTGTGTTCTCCTGTGCTGCTCCAAGCATGTGCGATGtttcattcttctcttcttcctctcttgtGGCCTGCGTGAAGGCAGGAATGCTTTGATGGCAGCTGGCACAGGCATAGTAATATGTGGACACGTGGAAAATATCTTTCACAACTTTAAAGACCTCCTGGACAGTATGACTTGCAACCTAAGAGCAAAGAGCTTTTCCGTACACTTTCCACTTTTGCAAAAGTATATCGAAGCGATTCACTGGCTTTACGGTCTGGCCACTCACCTAAGTCTATTTGATGACCTTATTTCTTGGAACCAGACTCTGGCAGTGTCTCTTTCCAGTCCCAGCCAATCCCTGGAGGCACAGCTAAATGACACGAAAGGCAGAGTCCTGGGGGTCTTCTACCAGACGGTGACGGCGACAGAGATGTTGTCCTCCCTGGGACGGCAGCTACTTGCCCTCGCAGGGCTTTTGCTGGTGCTACTTGGCACTGGCCTCTTCATGAAGCGGTTTTTGGACCCTTGTGGTTGGAAGTTTGAAAACATCTACATCACAAGACAGTTTGTTCAGTTTGATGAGAGGGAGAGGCATCAACAGAGACCCTGTGTCCTCCCGCTGagtaagaaggaaaggaaaaagtacgTCGTCATTCCATCTTTCTGGCTGActctgaaagaaaggaaaaacctgggGCTGTTTTTCCTCCCCATATTTACTCACTTCTACATCTGGATGCTGTTTGCAGCCATTGATTTTCTGCTGTATCAGCTCATTTCCTCAGTGAGCAAACATTTCCAAAGCTTGCCAGCCTTGGAGCTTCATCTGAAGCTGCACAGGGAG gAGCAAGGAACTCAAAACATCATCCACAATTCCTCCTTTAATATATCTCTGTTTGAATCCAACTGTATCCCTCAACCAAAGCTCCTTCTGTCTAAGACCTGGATTCCTCTCAGTGTTATTCTTGTGATACTAGTGATGCTAGGCCTGTTGTCTTCCTTCCTGATGCAACTTAAAATCTTGGTGTCAGCATCCTTCTACCCAAGCGTGCAGAGGGAGCGCATCCAACACCTGCACATGAAACTACTGAAGAAAAGATCAAAGCAGCCAGTGGGAGACGTAAAAAGGAAATGCAATCTGTACTTTACAAAG ATTCATTTCTGGCTTCCCGTCCTGAAAATGGttaggaagaaataa